A window of the Acropora muricata isolate sample 2 unplaced genomic scaffold, ASM3666990v1 scaffold_663, whole genome shotgun sequence genome harbors these coding sequences:
- the LOC136905706 gene encoding uncharacterized protein, giving the protein MRLNPKKCRELVINFLQYLPASPDLLHIDGSPVRRVDTYKILGVHLSSDLTWNVHIEYIVKKANKRLYALRTLKKAGVQPSDLVGIYRALIRSVLEYAAPVWSGLPVYLSEVLEAVQRRVMRIIYPYADYNTALCSAGLGSLADRREAICAKFISKARTSPPLSYILTNRSTIDHGYQLRSGQQRAEYVKGHTERFNNFVTVRFQQ; this is encoded by the coding sequence ATGCGGCTTAACCCTAAAAAGTGTAGGGAGTTAGTTATCAACTTTCTGCAGTACCTCCCGGCAAGTCCAGACTTGTTACACATCGATGGATCCCCAGTAAGGAGAGTGGATACCTACAAGATCTTAGGAGTTCACTTGAGTAGTGATCTTACGTGGAATGTGCATATTGAATATATCgtgaagaaagcaaacaaacgctTATATGCGCTAAGAACACTCAAGAAGGCTGGAGTACAACCGAGTGACCTAGTGGGCATCTATCGTGCACTTATTAGATCTGTGCTCGAGTATGCTGCACCAGTGTGGTCGGGCCTTCCTGTTTATCTTTCCGAAGTGTTAGAAGCAGTTCAGAGGAGGGTGATGCGCATTATCTATCCTTACGCCGATTATAACACTGCCCTTTGTAGCGCTGGACTCGGATCCCTCGCTGACCGCCGCGAGGCCATTTGCGCTAAATTTATATCTAAGGCTAGGACATCACCTCCTCTCAGCTATATTCTCACGAACAGGTCCACTATTGACCATGGTTATCAATTACGTTCAGGCCAGCAGCGCGCTGAGTATGTTAAAGGCCACACGGAGA